A stretch of Pogona vitticeps strain Pit_001003342236 chromosome 5, PviZW2.1, whole genome shotgun sequence DNA encodes these proteins:
- the LOC140707683 gene encoding uncharacterized protein LOC140707683 isoform X1, translated as MAHRRLAEALRLSRDPAAGRPRQPLERRRPSAELDPLPAPVPVPVPVRGRRRRRTLSAPRRARLSHDASGIFSLAFAAGGGCVAAGFGNGAVQVRRGRDGRTGTGWPAGRRATPILPGAPREARPSPSGPSGLSFQLADAATGAPGASLLPRSRARQAATALAFHRAQPGLLLAAGADGTLTVYDLLAHRPASSWTEEENEIHALDFCRDGSAFATAGKDRHVRLYDSHTTQLFQVFEPPDFMAGDEFGPLSGHSRRIFALRFHPTELHLFLTGGWDNSVKVWDKRVPKGARSAISGPHICGPGIDAKGDLVLTGSWVPRNALQLWDLRTSRLCQNLPFPGSSAQGEFLYSARFCAEDMVVAGGSGSCGATVIHMDTSQVDWPIALIAFLTHQERLVLPHLPPPSVVYFCCFIGCLGFSPAHDSFKSKSLAWGPAEQMLPITLELCNKCSFTWRDCCPDP; from the exons ATGGCCCACCGTCGGCTGGCCGAGGCCCTCCGCCTCTCGCGCGACCCCGCCGCGGGGCGACCCCGCCAACCCCTTGAGCGGAGGCGGCCCTCGGCCGAGCTcgaccccctccccgcccccgtCCCCGTCCCGGTGCCCGtgcgcggccgccgccgccgccgcacccTGAGCGCCCCTCGGCGGGCCCGGCTCAGCCACGACGCCAGCGGCATCTTCAGCCTGGCCTTCGCCGCCGGCGGGGGTTGCGTGGCCGCCGGTTTCGGTAACGGGGCGGTCCAGGTGAGGCGGGGGCGGGATGGGAGGACAGGGACCGGCTGGCCGGCCGGGCGGAGGGCGACCCCCATCTTGCCCGGagcgccgagggaggcccggccGAGCCCCTCAGGCCCCTCCGGTCTCTCCTTCCAGCTGGCGGACGCGGCGACGGGCGCCCCGGGAGCCTCCCTGCTCCCCCGGTCGCGGGCGCGCCAGGCCGCCACGGCCCTGGCCTTCCACCGGGCGCAGCCGGGGCTGCTGCTGGCCGCGGGCGCCGACGGCACCCTCACCGTGTACGACCTGCTCGCCCACCGCCCGGCCTCTTCGTGGACAG AGGAGGAGAACGAGATCCACGCGCTGGACTTCTGCCGGGACGGCAGCGCCTTCGCCACGGCGGGCAAAGACCGGCACGTCCGGCTCTACGACAGTCACACGACCCAA CTTTTCCAGGTCTTCGAGCCGCCGGACTTCATGGCCGGGGACGAGTTCGGCCCGCTCAGCGGCCACTCCAGGCGGATCTTCGCGTTGCGCTTCCACCCCACGGAGCTGCACCTCTTTCTGACCGGCGGGTGGGACAACTCGGTCAAG GTGTGGGACAAGCGTGTGCCTAAGGGGGCGCGGAGCGCGATCAGCGGGCCCCACATCTGCGGCCCCGGGATTGATGCCAAG GGAGACCTTGTCCTGACGGGCTCCTGGGTGCCCCGCAATGCCCTCCAGCTCTGGGACCTGCGCACGTCACGGCTGTGTCAGAACCTGCCGTTCCCAGGAAGCTCCGCCCAGGGAGAATTCCTCTACTCAGCCCGGTTCTGCGCTGAAGACATGGTGGTGGCTGGGGGCAGTGGTTCCTGTGGGGCCACCGTTATCCACATGGACACAAGTCAG GTGGATTGGCCCATTGCCTTGATTGCTTTTCTGACCCACCAAGAGAGACTTGTACTGCCTCATCTTCCTCCCCCTTCAGttgtgtatttttgttgcttcatcGGCTGCCTAGGCTTTTCCCCAGCCCATGACAGCTTCAAGAGCAAAAGCCTGGCCTGGGGGCCTGCAGAACAGATGCTGCCCATTACTTTAGAACTGTGTAATAAATGTTCCTTCACTTGGAGAGACTGTTGCCCAGATCCATAA
- the LOC140707683 gene encoding uncharacterized protein LOC140707683 isoform X4 — MAHRRLAEALRLSRDPAAGRPRQPLERRRPSAELDPLPAPVPVPVPVRGRRRRRTLSAPRRARLSHDASGIFSLAFAAGGGCVAAGFGNGAVQVRRGRDGRTGTGWPAGRRATPILPGAPREARPSPSGPSGLSFQLADAATGAPGASLLPRSRARQAATALAFHRAQPGLLLAAGADGTLTVYDLLAHRPASSWTEEENEIHALDFCRDGSAFATAGKDRHVRLYDSHTTQLFQVFEPPDFMAGDEFGPLSGHSRRIFALRFHPTELHLFLTGGWDNSVKVWDKRVPKGARSAISGPHICGPGIDAKGDLVLTGSWVPRNALQLWDLRTSRLCQNLPFPGSSAQGEFLYSARFCAEDMVVAGGSGSCGATVIHMDTSQPSSPSPELKRQEESCTAS; from the exons ATGGCCCACCGTCGGCTGGCCGAGGCCCTCCGCCTCTCGCGCGACCCCGCCGCGGGGCGACCCCGCCAACCCCTTGAGCGGAGGCGGCCCTCGGCCGAGCTcgaccccctccccgcccccgtCCCCGTCCCGGTGCCCGtgcgcggccgccgccgccgccgcacccTGAGCGCCCCTCGGCGGGCCCGGCTCAGCCACGACGCCAGCGGCATCTTCAGCCTGGCCTTCGCCGCCGGCGGGGGTTGCGTGGCCGCCGGTTTCGGTAACGGGGCGGTCCAGGTGAGGCGGGGGCGGGATGGGAGGACAGGGACCGGCTGGCCGGCCGGGCGGAGGGCGACCCCCATCTTGCCCGGagcgccgagggaggcccggccGAGCCCCTCAGGCCCCTCCGGTCTCTCCTTCCAGCTGGCGGACGCGGCGACGGGCGCCCCGGGAGCCTCCCTGCTCCCCCGGTCGCGGGCGCGCCAGGCCGCCACGGCCCTGGCCTTCCACCGGGCGCAGCCGGGGCTGCTGCTGGCCGCGGGCGCCGACGGCACCCTCACCGTGTACGACCTGCTCGCCCACCGCCCGGCCTCTTCGTGGACAG AGGAGGAGAACGAGATCCACGCGCTGGACTTCTGCCGGGACGGCAGCGCCTTCGCCACGGCGGGCAAAGACCGGCACGTCCGGCTCTACGACAGTCACACGACCCAA CTTTTCCAGGTCTTCGAGCCGCCGGACTTCATGGCCGGGGACGAGTTCGGCCCGCTCAGCGGCCACTCCAGGCGGATCTTCGCGTTGCGCTTCCACCCCACGGAGCTGCACCTCTTTCTGACCGGCGGGTGGGACAACTCGGTCAAG GTGTGGGACAAGCGTGTGCCTAAGGGGGCGCGGAGCGCGATCAGCGGGCCCCACATCTGCGGCCCCGGGATTGATGCCAAG GGAGACCTTGTCCTGACGGGCTCCTGGGTGCCCCGCAATGCCCTCCAGCTCTGGGACCTGCGCACGTCACGGCTGTGTCAGAACCTGCCGTTCCCAGGAAGCTCCGCCCAGGGAGAATTCCTCTACTCAGCCCGGTTCTGCGCTGAAGACATGGTGGTGGCTGGGGGCAGTGGTTCCTGTGGGGCCACCGTTATCCACATGGACACAAGTCAG CCATCATCTCCTTCTCCGGAGTTAAAGAGGCAGGAGGA
- the LOC140707683 gene encoding uncharacterized protein LOC140707683 isoform X2: MAHRRLAEALRLSRDPAAGRPRQPLERRRPSAELDPLPAPVPVPVPVRGRRRRRTLSAPRRARLSHDASGIFSLAFAAGGGCVAAGFGNGAVQVRRGRDGRTGTGWPAGRRATPILPGAPREARPSPSGPSGLSFQLADAATGAPGASLLPRSRARQAATALAFHRAQPGLLLAAGADGTLTVYDLLAHRPASSWTEEENEIHALDFCRDGSAFATAGKDRHVRLYDSHTTQLFQVFEPPDFMAGDEFGPLSGHSRRIFALRFHPTELHLFLTGGWDNSVKVWDKRVPKGARSAISGPHICGPGIDAKGDLVLTGSWVPRNALQLWDLRTSRLCQNLPFPGSSAQGEFLYSARFCAEDMVVAGGSGSCGATVIHMDTSQVVGEILLNPNKPVHVVAVAPGGFCVAVAGAGGNLHLAELH; encoded by the exons ATGGCCCACCGTCGGCTGGCCGAGGCCCTCCGCCTCTCGCGCGACCCCGCCGCGGGGCGACCCCGCCAACCCCTTGAGCGGAGGCGGCCCTCGGCCGAGCTcgaccccctccccgcccccgtCCCCGTCCCGGTGCCCGtgcgcggccgccgccgccgccgcacccTGAGCGCCCCTCGGCGGGCCCGGCTCAGCCACGACGCCAGCGGCATCTTCAGCCTGGCCTTCGCCGCCGGCGGGGGTTGCGTGGCCGCCGGTTTCGGTAACGGGGCGGTCCAGGTGAGGCGGGGGCGGGATGGGAGGACAGGGACCGGCTGGCCGGCCGGGCGGAGGGCGACCCCCATCTTGCCCGGagcgccgagggaggcccggccGAGCCCCTCAGGCCCCTCCGGTCTCTCCTTCCAGCTGGCGGACGCGGCGACGGGCGCCCCGGGAGCCTCCCTGCTCCCCCGGTCGCGGGCGCGCCAGGCCGCCACGGCCCTGGCCTTCCACCGGGCGCAGCCGGGGCTGCTGCTGGCCGCGGGCGCCGACGGCACCCTCACCGTGTACGACCTGCTCGCCCACCGCCCGGCCTCTTCGTGGACAG AGGAGGAGAACGAGATCCACGCGCTGGACTTCTGCCGGGACGGCAGCGCCTTCGCCACGGCGGGCAAAGACCGGCACGTCCGGCTCTACGACAGTCACACGACCCAA CTTTTCCAGGTCTTCGAGCCGCCGGACTTCATGGCCGGGGACGAGTTCGGCCCGCTCAGCGGCCACTCCAGGCGGATCTTCGCGTTGCGCTTCCACCCCACGGAGCTGCACCTCTTTCTGACCGGCGGGTGGGACAACTCGGTCAAG GTGTGGGACAAGCGTGTGCCTAAGGGGGCGCGGAGCGCGATCAGCGGGCCCCACATCTGCGGCCCCGGGATTGATGCCAAG GGAGACCTTGTCCTGACGGGCTCCTGGGTGCCCCGCAATGCCCTCCAGCTCTGGGACCTGCGCACGTCACGGCTGTGTCAGAACCTGCCGTTCCCAGGAAGCTCCGCCCAGGGAGAATTCCTCTACTCAGCCCGGTTCTGCGCTGAAGACATGGTGGTGGCTGGGGGCAGTGGTTCCTGTGGGGCCACCGTTATCCACATGGACACAAGTCAG GTAGTTGGGGAAATCTTGCTGAACCCCAACAAGCCGGTTCATGTGGTGGCAGTGGCACCCGGAGGATTCTGCGTGGCCGTTGCTGGGGCAGGAGGAAACCTCCACCTGGCTGAGCTCCACTGA
- the SEMA4F gene encoding semaphorin-4F isoform X1: MWAPGMPSLPSPWGPSTSVPRRFPGRLQRLTRIPACRRGRKRRSARILYDSWTLPTGATSSSAVPSLLTPSAATSKRVSSAWWSDWRQGGRSVPLSPCSHPRLSWQGNNVHPQFTQFHVYDSCLACVIYFLHVIKAKGHGLNIPDGALYVATVSNFLGTEPIIARATGSHGEAIRTENSVTWLNDPEFVASAFLREGERGEEDKIYFFFTETAREYDYYEKVKVARVARVCKGDLGGQKTLQKRWTTFLKAQLVCSDPESGTVFNILKDVAPLPSDHGNATVFYGAFVAQGREGSSSAICAYSAQEIQRAMGGRFKEFRRDCDKWTSVLPGDVPDPRPGACITSSLKTEGISSSLALPDRVLTFIRDHPLMDELVYPLDHSPLLVVPGTSYQRLAVHRVKALSGQEHPVLYLGTENGHLHKAVKIGPRLSLLEDLVLFATPQPVRHLKLHQNWLYVASDTEVTQVNTSSCATYKTCQDCILSRDPACAWNRQLEACWDHHSQAGLIQDIASVQVPALCPLENTETALMVEVPALLSARVVLPCSPQSTWSRCEWQWPSQDPSAYVLRSDSIEFTVAASTLGKYTCRCTESGAGRVVAAYRVVNARGKSLERSYTVLVGILCFVLGVIVSSGCLLLQERRRRERLQQELICRERNGLDLMQSTTTSCSHEPQTPSSPEDERHPLATASKNGALNGYPHHLYINELDTTEQARIYLTGVPLAKCDETSI; encoded by the exons ATGTGGGCGCCAGGAATGCCATCTTTGCCCTCCCCTTGGGGGCCATCGACCAGCGTCCCAAGAAG ATTTCCTGGACGGCTCCAAAGGCTCACCAGGATTCCTGCATGcagaaggggaaggaagag GCGGAGTGCCAGAATTTTGTACGACTCCTGGACTTTGCCAACCGGAGCCACCTCTTCGTCTGCGGTACCTTCGCTTTTGACCCCCAGTGCGGCTACATC AAAGCGAGTGAGTTCCGCCTGGTGGAGCGACTGGAGACAGGGAGGAAGAAGTGTCCCTTTGAGCCCCTGCAGCCATCCTCGGCTATCATGGCAG ggcaacaatgtccatccgcagtttactcagttccatgtctatgacagctgtcttgcatgcgtcatctatttcctgcatgTCATCAAAGCCAAGGGTCAtggtctgaacattccag ATGGAGCCCTGTACGTGGCCACAGTGAGCAATTTCCTCGGGACAGAGCCCATCATTGCCAGAGCCACGGGGAGCCACGGGGAGGCCATCCGGACTGAAAATTCCGTGACGTGGCTGAACG ATCCTGAGTTTGTGGCCTCAGCGTTTCTGCGGGAGGGCGAGAGGGGGGAAGAGGACAAGATCTACTTCTTCTTTACGGAAACAGCTCGCGAATACGACTACTATGAAAAAGTCAAGGTGGCCCGAGTTGCTCGCGTCTGCAAG GGAGACCTGGGGGGCCAGAAGACTCTGCAGAAGAGGTGGACCACCTTCCTGAAGGCCCAGCTGGTCTGCTCGGATCCTGAGAGTGGCACCGTCTTCAACATTTTGAAGGACGTGGCCCCCTTGCCCTCGGACCACGGGAACGCCACCGTCTTCTACGGGGCCTTTGTAGCCCAAGG GAGAGAGGGGAGCAGCTCCGCCATCTGTGCCTACAGCGCGCAGGAGATCCAGAGAGCCATGGGCGGCCGCTTCAAGGAGTTCCGGAGGGACTGTGACAAGTGGACCAGCGTCCTGCCAGGGGACGTTCCTGACCCACGCCCAGGGGCA tGCATCACCAGCAGCTTGAAGACCGAAGGCATCAGCTCCTCGCTGGCCCTCCCAGACCGTGTCCTGACTTTCATTCGTGACCACCCACTGATGGATGAGCTGGTCTACCCGCTGGACCACAGCCCACTGCTGGTAGTGCCTGGCACCAGCTACCAACGCCTGGCTGTTCACCGAGTCAAGGCCCTCTCTGGACAGGAACACCCTGTTTTGTACCTGGGCACAG AGAACGGCCACCTGCACAAAGCTGTGAAGATCGGGCCTCGGCTGTCCCTCCTCGAGGACCTCGTGCTCTTTGCAACACCTCAGCCCGTCCGCCACCTGAAGCTCCACCAG AACTGGCTGTACGTAGCATCTGACACAGAAGTGACCCAGGTCAACACTTCCAGCTGTGCCACATATAAGACCTGCCAGGACTGTATCCTTTCCAGGGATCCGGCCTGTGCCTGGAACAGGCAGCTGGAGGCTTGCTGGGACCACCACAGCCAGGCTGG GCTCATCCAGGACATTGCATCTGTACAGGTGCCTGCATTGTGCCCCTTGGAGAACacag AGACGGCCCTTATGGTTGAAGTACCTGCCCTGCTTTCTGCCCGGGTGGTCCTGCCTTGCAGCCCTCAGTCCACCTGGTCCAGGTGCGAGTGGCAGTGGCCTTCCCAGGACCCTTCAGCCTACGTCTTGCGTAGCGACAGCATAGAATTCACAGTGGCAGCGTCCACGTTGGGGAAATACACATGCCGGTGTACAGAGTCTGGTGCGGGCAGGGTAGTGGCAGCCTACCGCGTGGTGAATGCCAGGGGGAAATCCTTGGAGCGCAGCTACACCGTCCTGGTGGGAATCCTCTGCTTTGTGCTGGGGGTCATAGTCAGCAGCGGCTGCCTCCTCCTGCAAGAGCGGCGGCGACGGGAGCGCCTCCAGCAGGAGCTCATCTGCCGTGAACGGAATGGCTTGGATCTCATGCAGTCCACCACCACGAGCTGCAGCCACGAGCCACAGACCCCCAGCTCCCCTGAAGATGAGCGACACCCGCTGGCCACAGCCAGCAAGAACGGCGCCCTGAATGGTTACCCTCATCATCTCTACATCAACGAGCTGGACACCACAGAGCAAGCCCGCATCTACCTGACAGGGGTCCCCTTGGCCAAGTGCGATGAGACCTCCATCTAG
- the LOC140707683 gene encoding uncharacterized protein LOC140707683 isoform X3, which translates to MAHRRLAEALRLSRDPAAGRPRQPLERRRPSAELDPLPAPVPVPVPVRGRRRRRTLSAPRRARLSHDASGIFSLAFAAGGGCVAAGFGNGAVQLADAATGAPGASLLPRSRARQAATALAFHRAQPGLLLAAGADGTLTVYDLLAHRPASSWTEEENEIHALDFCRDGSAFATAGKDRHVRLYDSHTTQLFQVFEPPDFMAGDEFGPLSGHSRRIFALRFHPTELHLFLTGGWDNSVKVWDKRVPKGARSAISGPHICGPGIDAKGDLVLTGSWVPRNALQLWDLRTSRLCQNLPFPGSSAQGEFLYSARFCAEDMVVAGGSGSCGATVIHMDTSQVDWPIALIAFLTHQERLVLPHLPPPSVVYFCCFIGCLGFSPAHDSFKSKSLAWGPAEQMLPITLELCNKCSFTWRDCCPDP; encoded by the exons ATGGCCCACCGTCGGCTGGCCGAGGCCCTCCGCCTCTCGCGCGACCCCGCCGCGGGGCGACCCCGCCAACCCCTTGAGCGGAGGCGGCCCTCGGCCGAGCTcgaccccctccccgcccccgtCCCCGTCCCGGTGCCCGtgcgcggccgccgccgccgccgcacccTGAGCGCCCCTCGGCGGGCCCGGCTCAGCCACGACGCCAGCGGCATCTTCAGCCTGGCCTTCGCCGCCGGCGGGGGTTGCGTGGCCGCCGGTTTCGGTAACGGGGCGGTCCAG CTGGCGGACGCGGCGACGGGCGCCCCGGGAGCCTCCCTGCTCCCCCGGTCGCGGGCGCGCCAGGCCGCCACGGCCCTGGCCTTCCACCGGGCGCAGCCGGGGCTGCTGCTGGCCGCGGGCGCCGACGGCACCCTCACCGTGTACGACCTGCTCGCCCACCGCCCGGCCTCTTCGTGGACAG AGGAGGAGAACGAGATCCACGCGCTGGACTTCTGCCGGGACGGCAGCGCCTTCGCCACGGCGGGCAAAGACCGGCACGTCCGGCTCTACGACAGTCACACGACCCAA CTTTTCCAGGTCTTCGAGCCGCCGGACTTCATGGCCGGGGACGAGTTCGGCCCGCTCAGCGGCCACTCCAGGCGGATCTTCGCGTTGCGCTTCCACCCCACGGAGCTGCACCTCTTTCTGACCGGCGGGTGGGACAACTCGGTCAAG GTGTGGGACAAGCGTGTGCCTAAGGGGGCGCGGAGCGCGATCAGCGGGCCCCACATCTGCGGCCCCGGGATTGATGCCAAG GGAGACCTTGTCCTGACGGGCTCCTGGGTGCCCCGCAATGCCCTCCAGCTCTGGGACCTGCGCACGTCACGGCTGTGTCAGAACCTGCCGTTCCCAGGAAGCTCCGCCCAGGGAGAATTCCTCTACTCAGCCCGGTTCTGCGCTGAAGACATGGTGGTGGCTGGGGGCAGTGGTTCCTGTGGGGCCACCGTTATCCACATGGACACAAGTCAG GTGGATTGGCCCATTGCCTTGATTGCTTTTCTGACCCACCAAGAGAGACTTGTACTGCCTCATCTTCCTCCCCCTTCAGttgtgtatttttgttgcttcatcGGCTGCCTAGGCTTTTCCCCAGCCCATGACAGCTTCAAGAGCAAAAGCCTGGCCTGGGGGCCTGCAGAACAGATGCTGCCCATTACTTTAGAACTGTGTAATAAATGTTCCTTCACTTGGAGAGACTGTTGCCCAGATCCATAA
- the SEMA4F gene encoding semaphorin-4F isoform X2, protein MGSAPRLLPPPAFLLLLLLLLLFWPAGASEAPPAQPRVLRLFPEVDRLVRRFSPTGVSHYGVLRVDPHARTLYVGARNAIFALPLGAIDQRPKKISWTAPKAHQDSCMQKGKEEAECQNFVRLLDFANRSHLFVCGTFAFDPQCGYIKASEFRLVERLETGRKKCPFEPLQPSSAIMADGALYVATVSNFLGTEPIIARATGSHGEAIRTENSVTWLNDPEFVASAFLREGERGEEDKIYFFFTETAREYDYYEKVKVARVARVCKGDLGGQKTLQKRWTTFLKAQLVCSDPESGTVFNILKDVAPLPSDHGNATVFYGAFVAQGREGSSSAICAYSAQEIQRAMGGRFKEFRRDCDKWTSVLPGDVPDPRPGACITSSLKTEGISSSLALPDRVLTFIRDHPLMDELVYPLDHSPLLVVPGTSYQRLAVHRVKALSGQEHPVLYLGTENGHLHKAVKIGPRLSLLEDLVLFATPQPVRHLKLHQNWLYVASDTEVTQVNTSSCATYKTCQDCILSRDPACAWNRQLEACWDHHSQAGLIQDIASVQVPALCPLENTETALMVEVPALLSARVVLPCSPQSTWSRCEWQWPSQDPSAYVLRSDSIEFTVAASTLGKYTCRCTESGAGRVVAAYRVVNARGKSLERSYTVLVGILCFVLGVIVSSGCLLLQERRRRERLQQELICRERNGLDLMQSTTTSCSHEPQTPSSPEDERHPLATASKNGALNGYPHHLYINELDTTEQARIYLTGVPLAKCDETSI, encoded by the exons AGGTGGACCGGCTGGTGCGGCGCTTCTCCCCCACCGGCGTCTCGCACTACGGCGTCCTCCGGGTGGACCCCCACGCGCGCACTCTCTATGTGGGCGCCAGGAATGCCATCTTTGCCCTCCCCTTGGGGGCCATCGACCAGCGTCCCAAGAAG ATTTCCTGGACGGCTCCAAAGGCTCACCAGGATTCCTGCATGcagaaggggaaggaagag GCGGAGTGCCAGAATTTTGTACGACTCCTGGACTTTGCCAACCGGAGCCACCTCTTCGTCTGCGGTACCTTCGCTTTTGACCCCCAGTGCGGCTACATC AAAGCGAGTGAGTTCCGCCTGGTGGAGCGACTGGAGACAGGGAGGAAGAAGTGTCCCTTTGAGCCCCTGCAGCCATCCTCGGCTATCATGGCAG ATGGAGCCCTGTACGTGGCCACAGTGAGCAATTTCCTCGGGACAGAGCCCATCATTGCCAGAGCCACGGGGAGCCACGGGGAGGCCATCCGGACTGAAAATTCCGTGACGTGGCTGAACG ATCCTGAGTTTGTGGCCTCAGCGTTTCTGCGGGAGGGCGAGAGGGGGGAAGAGGACAAGATCTACTTCTTCTTTACGGAAACAGCTCGCGAATACGACTACTATGAAAAAGTCAAGGTGGCCCGAGTTGCTCGCGTCTGCAAG GGAGACCTGGGGGGCCAGAAGACTCTGCAGAAGAGGTGGACCACCTTCCTGAAGGCCCAGCTGGTCTGCTCGGATCCTGAGAGTGGCACCGTCTTCAACATTTTGAAGGACGTGGCCCCCTTGCCCTCGGACCACGGGAACGCCACCGTCTTCTACGGGGCCTTTGTAGCCCAAGG GAGAGAGGGGAGCAGCTCCGCCATCTGTGCCTACAGCGCGCAGGAGATCCAGAGAGCCATGGGCGGCCGCTTCAAGGAGTTCCGGAGGGACTGTGACAAGTGGACCAGCGTCCTGCCAGGGGACGTTCCTGACCCACGCCCAGGGGCA tGCATCACCAGCAGCTTGAAGACCGAAGGCATCAGCTCCTCGCTGGCCCTCCCAGACCGTGTCCTGACTTTCATTCGTGACCACCCACTGATGGATGAGCTGGTCTACCCGCTGGACCACAGCCCACTGCTGGTAGTGCCTGGCACCAGCTACCAACGCCTGGCTGTTCACCGAGTCAAGGCCCTCTCTGGACAGGAACACCCTGTTTTGTACCTGGGCACAG AGAACGGCCACCTGCACAAAGCTGTGAAGATCGGGCCTCGGCTGTCCCTCCTCGAGGACCTCGTGCTCTTTGCAACACCTCAGCCCGTCCGCCACCTGAAGCTCCACCAG AACTGGCTGTACGTAGCATCTGACACAGAAGTGACCCAGGTCAACACTTCCAGCTGTGCCACATATAAGACCTGCCAGGACTGTATCCTTTCCAGGGATCCGGCCTGTGCCTGGAACAGGCAGCTGGAGGCTTGCTGGGACCACCACAGCCAGGCTGG GCTCATCCAGGACATTGCATCTGTACAGGTGCCTGCATTGTGCCCCTTGGAGAACacag AGACGGCCCTTATGGTTGAAGTACCTGCCCTGCTTTCTGCCCGGGTGGTCCTGCCTTGCAGCCCTCAGTCCACCTGGTCCAGGTGCGAGTGGCAGTGGCCTTCCCAGGACCCTTCAGCCTACGTCTTGCGTAGCGACAGCATAGAATTCACAGTGGCAGCGTCCACGTTGGGGAAATACACATGCCGGTGTACAGAGTCTGGTGCGGGCAGGGTAGTGGCAGCCTACCGCGTGGTGAATGCCAGGGGGAAATCCTTGGAGCGCAGCTACACCGTCCTGGTGGGAATCCTCTGCTTTGTGCTGGGGGTCATAGTCAGCAGCGGCTGCCTCCTCCTGCAAGAGCGGCGGCGACGGGAGCGCCTCCAGCAGGAGCTCATCTGCCGTGAACGGAATGGCTTGGATCTCATGCAGTCCACCACCACGAGCTGCAGCCACGAGCCACAGACCCCCAGCTCCCCTGAAGATGAGCGACACCCGCTGGCCACAGCCAGCAAGAACGGCGCCCTGAATGGTTACCCTCATCATCTCTACATCAACGAGCTGGACACCACAGAGCAAGCCCGCATCTACCTGACAGGGGTCCCCTTGGCCAAGTGCGATGAGACCTCCATCTAG